A single genomic interval of Spinacia oleracea cultivar Varoflay chromosome 6, BTI_SOV_V1, whole genome shotgun sequence harbors:
- the LOC110778727 gene encoding uncharacterized protein gives MIPKGSPFTPGILEEPLPRMKLPNHIKYDGSTDPDDHIAAYEGHMYLYTASSGVWCKCFLATLSGFAQTRFKNLKAGSIRNFRQLSKQLCEHFVSNKRGEKTSAELWNVKQRRDESLRDYLGRVNREALMIPNIKPDVAILALTHGLRKSRYRDYLGKKNVSNLGAALEKADEYIRIEELNRTLAVSDHDDYVHPQMADSMKDDKREKGSQRRKDNREDYENDERKDKKKNKYDSYTPLLVPRSHIFSMNKTDDKWQRPGKMHFKNQINLNGATFMMTTAT, from the coding sequence ATGATCCCGAAGGGTTCCCCTTTCACTCCAGGGATCCTTGAGGAACCTCTCCCAAGGATGAAACTCCCTAACCACATCAAGTACGACGGCTCCACAGATCCAGACGATCACATAGCTGCGTACGAAGGACATATGTACCTGTACACTGCATCTTCGGGAGTATGGTGCAAGTGCTTCCTAGCTACGCTAAGCGGTTTTGCCCAAACCAGGTTCAAAAACTTAAAAGCCGGGTCCATCCGCAACTTCAGGCAGTTGTCGAAACAATTATGTGAGCACTTCGTCAGCAACAAGCGTGGAGAGAAGACATCAGCCGAACTATGGAACGTGAAGCAGCGTAGGGACGAAAGCCTAAGAGACTATCTTGGGAGAGTCAACCGAGAAGCTCTGATGATACCCAATATTAAGCCGGACGTCGCCATACTGGCTCTTACCCATGGCCTACGTAAAAGCAGGTATAGAGATTACCTAGGAAAGAAGAATGTCTCCAATCTAGGAGCTGCTCTTGAAAAGGCAGACGAATACATCAGGATTGAGGAACTTAATAGGACACTGGCCGTATCCGACCATGATGATTACGTCCATCCACAGATGGCAGACTCCATGAAGGACGACAAAAGGGAGAAGGGTAGTCAAAGAAGAAAGGACAACCGAGAAGACTATGAGAACGACGAACGGAAAgataaaaagaaaaacaagtatGACAGTTACACACCTTTGCTCGTCCCTCGATCACATATATTTTCCATGAACAAAACTGATGACAAATGGCAACGCCCTGGGAAGATGCACTTCAAGAATCAGATCAATCTAAATGGTGCGACTTTCATGATGACTACGGCCACATGA